In Oncorhynchus tshawytscha isolate Ot180627B linkage group LG06, Otsh_v2.0, whole genome shotgun sequence, the following are encoded in one genomic region:
- the LOC112253490 gene encoding carboxypeptidase A1 — MKGLLVLTALFVAVFGKETFEGDQVLRITARDEVQLTLLKDLSEMEYLQLDVWMETTDLPTSVDIRVPFTSLQTVKAFLETEDIEYFIMIKDLQVMLDEEKEQMLSSARATAPRTSDDYDYSNYHTIADIYAFQDMLVAENPNLVSKIVIGQSYQGRPLNVLKFSTGGTNKPGIWLDTGIHSREWVTQASGTWFAKKIVTDYGRDAALTAILDKMDIFLEIVTNPDGYYYTHTSNRMWRKTRKPNPGSSCVGTDPNRNWDAGFGGPGASDSPCSETYRGPKAHSESEVKSIVDFVKSHGNLQAFVSIHSYSQMLLYPYGYTRTSCKDESELHNLARKAITDLASLYGTSYRYGSIINTIYQASGGTIDWTYNQGIKYSYTFELRDTGRYGFILPANQILPTAKETWLALMAIMEHTKDNTN, encoded by the exons ATGAAGGGGCTGCTCGTTTTGACTGCGCTGTTTGTGGCCGTTTTCGGCAAGGAGACTTTTGAGGG GGACCAGGTCCTTCGTATCACTGCGAGGGATGAGGTCCAGCTCACTCTTCTGAAGGATCTTTCTGAGATGGAATATCTCCAG TTGGATGTGTGGATGGAGACCACTGACCTCCCCACTTCTGTGGACATCAGAGTTCCCTTCACCAGCCTGCAGACCGTCAAGGCCTTCCTGGAGACCGAGGACATTGAGTACTTCATCATGATCAAGGACCTGCAG GTTATGCTGGATGAGGAGAAGGAGCAGATGCTGAGTTCTGCCCGCGCCACTGCCCCCAGAACCAGTGATGACTACGACTACTCCAACTACCACACCATAGCCGAC atctaCGCTTTCCAGGACATGCTGGTGGCTGAGAATCCCAACCTGGTTAGCAAGATTGTGATTGGCCAGAGCTACCAGGGACGCCCCCTGAATGTGCTCAAG TTTAGCACTGGTGGAACCAACAAACCTGGTATCTGGCTTGACACTGGAATCCACTCCAGGGAATGGGTGACACAGGCTAGCGGCACCTGGTTCGCCAAGAAG ATTGTGACCGACTACGGACGTGACGCCGCCCTCACCGCCATCCTGGACAAGATGGACATCTTCCTGGAGATTGTGACCAAccctgatggctactactacacCCACACTAGC AACCGTATGTGGCGTAAGACCAGGAAGCCCAACCCTGGCTCTTCCTGCGTTGGAACTGACCCCAACAGAAACTGGGATGCTGGTTTTGGAG GTCCCGGTGCCAGTGACAGCCCCTGCTCTGAGACTTACCGTGGACCCAAGGCTCACTCTGAGTCTGAGGTCAAGTCCATTGTGGACTTTGTCAAGTCTCATGGCAACCTGCAAGCTTTCGTGTCCATCCATTCCTATTCCCAGATGCTCCTCTACCCCTATGGTTACACCAGGACTTCCTGCAAGGACGAGAGTGAACTG CACAACCTGGCCAGGAAGGCTATCACTGATCTGGCTTCCCTGTATGGAACCTCCTACAGATACGGCAGCATAATCAACACCATCT ATCAGGCTAGTGGTGGTACCATTGATTGGACCTACAACCAGGGCATCAAGTACTCCTACACCTTTGAGCTGAGAGACACCGGTCGCTATGGTTTCATCCTGCCAGCTAACCAGATCCTTCCTACTGCCAAGGAGACTTGGCTGGCTCTGATGGCCATCATGGAGCATACCAAGGACAACACCAACTAG